The Aminithiophilus ramosus genome contains a region encoding:
- a CDS encoding helix-turn-helix transcriptional regulator, protein MSPSQTYLPQVHYYSDRLQSRLRRIGTFRTTFVEAPSGAGKTTAVQDFFAQEEGKGAEVRWFVASEEPCTSGWLRLSRELEAIDPETGSRLLRQGFPVEENQGEIAQALMELRCDDPTYLVCDNFQFIQKNLPPSVWRALVEHGGKRLKVVILTQQLSSRGLAVLSNAGVLRIDNEDLYLRAEEIGEYYRLAGVELNREQMESLHRYSEGWIAALYLQLVSFIRNGSFGHKTGIYELVHELFWRDLSLEERHVLFRLSPFDSFSLPQACFLLGVEALSESLVEGLRRGPFVRYDITSRRYFLHAIILDFVRSALRDEPQPLRRAILHRAGQWCAGQGEKTRALDFFYRLRDFPAILSLDLRCADLSRAVLDKSLDTMLPLLRDVVDNATPELRRDHAFTFISIAFEAFTLGDMALYGRLCAEMKELLDKSDMDEGRRRSLLGELHLAISFGAYNDIEGMGKSHQRAWELLGTTSSLFEPDSPWTFGWPSVLGMYHRDPGRLDSEMDQMDYWLPRYSALTSGNGSGADLLFRAEALFCRGRDGEAEGLALKALEVTHRHDQDSLYLCATFLLQRIALLHGDGPSRDASRALMEECARHSSYALSRRIADMAAGFTAVLLDAPDGVPAWLREGHFLKTLSPSVPFAFMIYGRLLLLTGREREVVLRSEAFLFAARRYRSLLAEICVTLDIAVAQSRLGRESDGVDTLVRALDLALPDGLYLPFAENADLLGSLLDKALSGKEADGRHELLELRARYGRGRERLLSGLPGKEGRPGGLTSREYEVARRVAEGKNNGEIAAELFLSENTVKYHLKSVFRKLQIGSRRDVQRALRKDYS, encoded by the coding sequence ATGTCCCCCTCCCAGACCTATCTCCCTCAGGTTCACTACTACTCGGACCGGTTGCAGTCGCGGCTGAGGCGGATCGGCACGTTCCGCACGACCTTCGTCGAGGCCCCTTCCGGAGCGGGCAAGACGACGGCCGTTCAGGATTTTTTCGCGCAGGAAGAGGGCAAAGGCGCCGAGGTCCGCTGGTTCGTGGCCAGCGAGGAGCCCTGCACCTCGGGGTGGCTGCGGCTGAGCCGCGAGCTCGAGGCCATCGATCCCGAAACCGGTTCCCGCCTGCTCCGCCAGGGATTTCCCGTCGAGGAGAATCAGGGGGAGATCGCCCAGGCGCTGATGGAGCTGCGCTGCGACGACCCGACCTACCTGGTCTGCGACAACTTCCAATTCATTCAGAAGAACCTCCCGCCGTCGGTCTGGCGGGCCCTCGTCGAGCACGGCGGCAAGAGGCTCAAGGTCGTCATCCTCACCCAGCAGCTCTCGTCGCGGGGGCTGGCCGTCCTGAGCAACGCGGGCGTGCTCCGCATCGACAACGAGGACCTCTATCTTCGGGCCGAGGAGATCGGGGAGTACTACCGTCTGGCCGGGGTGGAGCTGAATCGGGAGCAGATGGAAAGCCTTCACCGCTACTCCGAGGGATGGATCGCCGCCTTGTACCTCCAGTTGGTGAGCTTCATCCGCAACGGCTCCTTCGGGCACAAGACCGGCATCTACGAGCTCGTCCACGAGCTGTTCTGGCGCGATCTCTCCCTGGAGGAACGGCACGTTCTCTTCCGCCTTTCTCCCTTCGACAGCTTCTCTCTGCCTCAGGCCTGCTTTCTCCTCGGCGTCGAAGCCCTTTCGGAATCTCTTGTCGAAGGCCTTCGCCGCGGCCCCTTTGTGCGCTACGACATCACCAGCCGCCGGTATTTTCTCCACGCCATCATTCTCGACTTCGTCCGTTCGGCCCTGCGCGACGAGCCCCAACCGCTGCGGCGGGCGATTCTCCACCGGGCCGGCCAGTGGTGTGCCGGTCAGGGCGAAAAGACCCGTGCCCTGGACTTCTTCTACCGTCTCCGAGACTTCCCGGCCATCCTCTCCCTCGATCTGCGCTGCGCCGACCTGTCTCGGGCCGTCCTGGACAAGAGCCTCGATACGATGCTTCCCCTCCTGCGCGACGTCGTCGACAACGCCACGCCCGAGCTGCGTCGCGACCATGCCTTCACCTTCATCTCCATCGCCTTCGAGGCCTTCACTCTGGGCGATATGGCGCTCTACGGCCGACTCTGCGCCGAGATGAAGGAGCTCCTGGACAAAAGCGACATGGACGAGGGAAGGCGCCGCTCCCTGTTGGGAGAACTCCACCTGGCCATCTCCTTCGGCGCCTACAACGACATCGAGGGGATGGGAAAAAGCCATCAGCGTGCATGGGAGCTGCTGGGGACGACGAGCTCCCTCTTCGAGCCCGATTCGCCCTGGACCTTCGGCTGGCCCTCGGTTTTGGGGATGTACCATCGCGACCCGGGCCGGCTGGATAGCGAGATGGACCAGATGGATTACTGGCTTCCCCGTTACAGCGCCCTGACGTCGGGTAACGGCAGCGGAGCCGACCTGCTTTTCCGTGCCGAGGCCCTCTTCTGCCGCGGACGTGACGGCGAGGCCGAAGGCCTGGCCTTGAAGGCCCTCGAAGTGACCCATCGCCACGATCAGGACAGCCTCTATCTCTGCGCGACCTTCCTTCTCCAGCGGATCGCGCTGCTTCACGGCGACGGGCCGTCCCGCGACGCGAGTCGAGCCCTCATGGAAGAGTGCGCCCGTCACTCTTCCTACGCTCTGTCGAGGCGGATCGCCGACATGGCCGCGGGGTTCACGGCTGTCCTCCTCGACGCTCCCGACGGCGTGCCCGCCTGGCTCCGGGAGGGCCACTTCCTCAAGACGCTCTCTCCCTCCGTCCCCTTCGCCTTCATGATCTACGGGCGCCTCCTGCTTCTGACGGGGCGGGAGCGGGAGGTGGTCCTGCGCTCCGAAGCGTTTCTCTTCGCGGCCCGGCGCTACCGGAGCCTCTTGGCCGAAATCTGCGTGACCCTTGACATCGCCGTCGCCCAGAGCCGCCTGGGCCGGGAGAGCGACGGCGTCGACACCCTGGTCCGGGCCCTCGACCTGGCCCTGCCCGACGGGCTTTACCTCCCCTTCGCGGAAAACGCCGACCTCCTGGGATCTCTTCTCGACAAGGCCCTGTCCGGCAAAGAGGCCGACGGACGCCACGAGCTCCTGGAGCTCAGGGCACGCTACGGCCGGGGCAGGGAAAGGCTCCTCTCCGGTCTCCCGGGAAAGGAGGGACGTCCCGGCGGCCTCACGTCGCGGGAATACGAGGTGGCTCGGCGCGTCGCCGAGGGAAAAAACAACGGCGAGATCGCCGCCGAACTCTTCCTGTCGGAGAACACCGTCAAATATCACCTCAAGTCGGTTTTCCGTAAACTCCAGATCGGTTCTCGCCGTGACGTGCAAAGGGCTCTCAGGAAAGACTACTCCTGA
- a CDS encoding substrate-binding domain-containing protein, producing the protein MIGTFSSGFRRLVLSVFCLSLLAAAAFSATTVRVQGSMVTEKYSLALKESYSAAHPDVAVDVATVGKDGGLINLAAGSADIVNSTLALADQDREEVLEAIEAAEEAGVVFTELPTTIDPVIFCVNPDNPVRNLTFDALRDIYTGVVTNWSEVGGEDREIVVWISDYDSDSKMHVVSRDLLAGRAQAPGARVDAKGKNMLTEVSNDVAAIGYDSRFYCLADLRDNPAKKFVMVDVGPSDDPAPSAPSRKFPVARHLWTVYREDISDEALGFLLYSLSPEGQKITASNDMVPTLGAIETLEVTWWDGRAYLPLLTVDEALGGAMEASCAMPGEKTLYVRNNSRYDGLALRCVAADGTEKALDVRGTFLDGDFADRSLPMGEVTEIGLPDLAAGDRLHFTFNGQPVTLTFTGEGSSGCNGFGPLSLILLLPLLILRRPF; encoded by the coding sequence ATGATCGGCACGTTCTCCAGCGGTTTCAGACGTCTTGTCCTTTCCGTTTTCTGCCTGTCTCTTCTCGCCGCCGCCGCCTTCTCGGCGACGACGGTCCGCGTCCAGGGCTCCATGGTGACGGAGAAATACTCTCTGGCCCTGAAGGAAAGCTACTCGGCCGCCCATCCCGACGTCGCCGTCGACGTCGCCACCGTCGGCAAAGACGGCGGTCTCATCAACCTCGCCGCCGGGAGCGCCGACATCGTCAACTCCACCCTCGCCCTCGCCGACCAGGACCGAGAGGAGGTTCTCGAGGCCATCGAGGCCGCCGAAGAGGCGGGTGTCGTCTTCACCGAGCTTCCCACGACGATCGACCCCGTCATCTTCTGCGTCAACCCCGACAACCCCGTCAGAAACCTCACCTTCGACGCGCTGCGCGACATCTACACGGGCGTCGTCACCAACTGGAGCGAGGTGGGCGGAGAGGACCGGGAGATCGTCGTCTGGATCAGCGACTACGACAGCGACAGCAAGATGCACGTCGTGAGCCGAGACCTCCTGGCCGGACGGGCCCAGGCGCCGGGCGCCCGCGTGGACGCCAAGGGAAAGAACATGCTGACGGAGGTCTCCAACGACGTGGCCGCCATCGGCTACGACAGCCGTTTCTACTGCCTGGCCGACCTGAGGGACAATCCGGCCAAGAAATTCGTCATGGTCGACGTGGGCCCCTCCGACGATCCCGCGCCGTCGGCCCCCTCGCGCAAATTCCCCGTGGCCCGTCACCTCTGGACCGTCTACCGCGAGGACATCTCGGACGAGGCCCTCGGTTTCCTCCTCTATTCCCTCTCTCCGGAGGGACAGAAGATCACCGCCTCCAACGACATGGTCCCCACCCTGGGAGCCATCGAGACCCTCGAGGTGACCTGGTGGGACGGCAGGGCCTACCTTCCCCTGCTGACCGTCGACGAGGCCCTCGGCGGCGCCATGGAGGCCTCCTGCGCCATGCCGGGCGAGAAGACCCTCTACGTCCGCAACAACAGCCGTTACGACGGCCTCGCCCTCCGGTGCGTCGCCGCCGACGGGACGGAGAAGGCCCTCGACGTGAGAGGGACCTTCCTCGACGGCGACTTCGCCGACAGGAGCCTTCCCATGGGCGAGGTCACCGAAATCGGCCTGCCCGACCTCGCCGCCGGCGACAGGCTTCACTTCACCTTCAACGGCCAGCCCGTGACCCTCACCTTCACCGGCGAGGGGTCGAGCGGCTGCAACGGCTTCGGGCCCCTTTCCCTCATCCTGCTCCTGCCCCTTCTGATCCTGCGACGCCCCTTCTGA